DNA from Thermococcus sp. LS1:
TTGGAAGGGAGCCCGCTTTCACGAAGGTTGCCGAGGAGAGGGAGAAGAAGAAGATAATCAGAACCTACGGTGGCAACAGGAAGATCAGGCTCATCGAGGCCCTCTACGCCAACGTCTTCGACGGTGGCAAGGGCAAGAAGGTCAAGATACTCAGCGTCGTTGAGAATCCGGCCAACAGGCAGTACGTCAGGAGGAACATCATCACCAAGGGTGCCATCATCGAGACTGAGATTGGCAGGGCCATCGTCACCAGCAGGCCCGGCCAGCACGGCGTCGTTAACGCCGTCCTCATCAAGGAGGAGAACGCCTGATTTCTCCTTCTTCCTTTGGATGTGCCCTTTTAGCTTTCCTTTAGATGCTCGGTTCTGACGCCTCTGTGTCAACTTTTCATGAGTTCCAAACCCTTATATGGTATGGCGACTAATTTACAATGATGGTGTCTCATGGAGAATGAATATTCCCGAGCTGAGAAGGTACTTGCAACCCTTTTTGTCATTTTCCTCCTTCTGGCGAGCATCAACTTTCTTCGAGAGCTTGAACGCATCCCTGCGGAGCCAAACTATTCTGATTACCAGGCCAAGTACGGAATAGACGAGCTCCTCGACAATCAGAGCAGGCTACTTACCCTGGAACGGGAGCTATTCAAAACGTATCAAGTGGCCGAAAACAACCTGACTGAGGCGGAGAGGGTTTACCTCTTCAAGCGCGAGGAGTACCGCCTGGCCATTGAGAGCGGCAATGTCACGGAGGAGCTGAGACAGGAATACCTTCAGGCAAAGGAGAACTACGAAAGGGCATACGCGAGGTATTTGGCAGCTAAAGGGGCTTATGAGGATGTTCACCAGCAGCTGGTGGAGCTTAATGCGCGTATAGGTGAACTGAGTGCAAAAACCTGGGACGAGTACAATCGGGAGTATCAGATTTACAGGCTCAAAGTCCTGGCGCTAAAGCTCCTCTTCGCCCTGCCGATTTTCATAATCTCGTTTCTGCTCTTCAGAAAGCGCAGGAACATCTACACAACCTCTCTGATAGCCTACTCTTCACTGCTGCTCATCTACCTAATCCTCTCAGCGATATGGAGCACAATCCAGATGATAGGGCTGAGTCTGTTCGGAGCAGGAGCTTCAGCTGCTGCGCTCTACTACCTGAGGAAGGAGTACCTCAAGCCTGAGAGAGTTTACAGGCGCAGGATAGGACAGAACAGGTGCTACCGCTGCGGATTTCCGGTTAAGGACGACTACCTCTACTGCCCCAACTGCGGGGCAAAGCTGAAGGAAAAGTGCGAGAACTGTGGGGCAATGAGACCGCTCTATCTGGAGTTCTGCCCCTACTGCGGCGTCAAGGTTGAGAAGATGGGAAAAGAGAGCTAGAACTCCTCTTCCCTGAACTTCCTCAGCTCCTTCTCCATTATTTTCCGCGCCTGCTCCTCGACCATTGGCTGTACCAGCTCTATGACGCGCCTCTTGAGCTCGTCCAGCCCCTCGCCGTTCAGTGCTGAAATCCTCAGCGGCTCAAGGCCTTTGCTCTTAACGAACTCCTCGACCTGCTTAATCTTCTCCTCGTCGGCGATGTCCACCTTGTTGAGGACGACTATGAATGGGAAGTCTTTGAACTCTTCGTAAATCTCCTCGAAGAGGTGCATCTGCTCCTCAATGGGGAAGCCGCAGTATTCCGACGGGTCGAAGATATAGACTATCACTCTCCCAAGGTGCTTCAAAGCGAGAATTGCCTGCCTTTCGATTTCGTTCCTCTCACTCAGCGGCCTGTCAAGCAGTCCTGGGGTATCAATGACCTGGTACTTGAGGTAGTGCTCCTCGAACTGGCCGACGTTGATGCCCTTCGTGGTGAACGGGTAGCTGGCAACTTCAGGCTTCGCGTTGGTCAGGGCCCTCAGCAGGGTGCTCTTGCCAACGTTTGGATGGCCGGCTATGACAACGGTTGGAAGCTCGAGATCAACGACTGGCAGGTCCTTCAGAACGTTCCTTGCCTGGTTGAGGTATTCCAAATCATCGCCTATCTCTTTGATTATGTCGGCAACACGGCCGTAGAACTGCCGTCTAAGCTTAGCTATTTCATCGGGGTCTCTGGAGTAGCGTATCTTTTCAACGTATCTCTGCTCGAGGTTCCTTATCGTCTTTATCGCCCAGTTGACGTGGGCCAGCGAGCGGTGGAACTGGTCTCGGTCGACGAGCGTGTCAACCAGGTCCTGGTAGAACTTCGGAAGCGTTGAAACGCCCGGCGTTCTGTCGAGTATCTTTCTGAGGTTGTCCCTCACAACATTGGAGACCGTTCTAACCCTGAGCTCCTCCCTCTGCCTGGCCTTGCTCACCCTGTTGCCCTTGGGGGTGAATGCTGAGGCGGCTTTTTCAGCCCTTCGGAAGGCCTTATCGATGAGCTCGTCAGCGGTAAGGACGGTCGGCATCTTCTCGAATGGGTTCTTCATCTCTCTCACCTCTCCTTTTCTCTCGCGGTGGTTAGCTTTTCGGCTGGGTATTTAAAGGTTCGCTAGAGCTCTACCGTTTTGCCCACGTGAAGGTGCTCTATTCTATCCCCAAGTCTCGCCTTCAGATAGGCGTAGGAGTCTATGTCCGTGCAGTGGCCTGCGTAGAGCTTTTCGGCGTCAATTTTCTCAACTACGTCATCAAGGAGCTCTTTGCTCGCACCGAGGAGATGCAGCCCTCCGATTAGGGCTTTAACGGGCTTCCCCAAAACGTCTTCGGCGTGCCAGGCTATGTTAAGAACTCCGGAATGGCCGCAGCCAGTGATAACTGCAGCGCTCTCTCCCAGGTCGACTATGAGAGCCATGTCGTCCCTAACGGGGTCTTTGATGAGCTCCCCTTTCTCTTCGAGATAGCCTACCGCCCTGTCCCAGGTTCTTCTCTCGATTTCGCCGGAGCTGATGAAGCCAGGCGCGAACTCGAGGGGCTTCTCGCTTAAAATAAACTCGGCTCCAAGAGCTTCAAGCTCTCCCCTCGTGAACGGAATCCCTATATCGCGCCTGTGTGGCTTAAGTGCTATTCTCCTCCGGAATATCTCTGGATGAGCTATCACCTTGATAGGTTTTCCCCTCGTTTCGAGGAACACTTTAAGCCCGCCCGTGTGGTCGTAGTGACCGTGGGTGATGAATATGTAATCGATTTCTCTTGGCTTTACTCCGAGTTCCTCCATGTTGTTGAGGAGAATCCTCCCGTCCGTCCCTGTATCAACGAGAACCCTAACTTCCCGGTGTTCCACCAGGACAGAGAAGCCATGCGCTCCGAGGAGGCCCTTTTTAAAACCCGAATTATTTTCGTAGAGAACCGTCAGTTTCATATCACTCCCTCGAAAAGTTTATGTTCTCGTAGGGTTAAAACCTTTCACGTGGTCACCATGGTATATTTGAATGACTACTCTCTCCCCTTGATTTCGGGCATCATCGTTGCACTGTCCTCGTGGCTTCCAATCAGCCCTGAAGGGTATTCCGTAAAGCTAATGTTCCAGAGTATGGACCCACTGTACAAAAGCTACCTTGTCCCCGCTTACCTGGGGATTTTGTTCGCCGTCCTGTTCCATTTTCGAGAAAAAATAGCCACAGGCGCCCAAAAGGCCATCAGGATGAGCATTGATCCGGATGGAAAGTTCGTCTTTTATTCCTCTCTGTTTACAGTTCTCATCGGGTATCCGGTGGTTGTGGGACTTCCGGAAATCCTCAGCCCAAAGACCGCGGACCTAATTAACGCCATTCTCGGCCTGATCATAATTACCGCCGGATTTTTAATGACCAGACGCCTTAGCGTCCCCCTGAGGGACGTTAATAATCGTCTTCGAGAGAATGAAGATGAACCCACACTCATCGACTCCCTGGTTGTCGGTTTGGCTCAGGGAATTTCTCTTATTGGGGGCATATCGAGGAGCGGACTCACTTTAACGGTCCTCCTGAGCACGGGGGCGAGCGTAAAACGCGCCCTTGAGCTGAGCTTTCTCGTCGCCCCGGTGTACCTCGTTATGCGGCTTGCGTTTATAGAGAGCTGGGATCCGGACCTCCCAGTGGCCCTTCTCTTTACCGCATTCCTCGCA
Protein-coding regions in this window:
- a CDS encoding 30S ribosomal protein S8e; translation: MAIWQGRSLKKPSGGRIILARKKRKRELGREPAFTKVAEEREKKKIIRTYGGNRKIRLIEALYANVFDGGKGKKVKILSVVENPANRQYVRRNIITKGAIIETEIGRAIVTSRPGQHGVVNAVLIKEENA
- a CDS encoding zinc ribbon domain-containing protein, which translates into the protein MENEYSRAEKVLATLFVIFLLLASINFLRELERIPAEPNYSDYQAKYGIDELLDNQSRLLTLERELFKTYQVAENNLTEAERVYLFKREEYRLAIESGNVTEELRQEYLQAKENYERAYARYLAAKGAYEDVHQQLVELNARIGELSAKTWDEYNREYQIYRLKVLALKLLFALPIFIISFLLFRKRRNIYTTSLIAYSSLLLIYLILSAIWSTIQMIGLSLFGAGASAAALYYLRKEYLKPERVYRRRIGQNRCYRCGFPVKDDYLYCPNCGAKLKEKCENCGAMRPLYLEFCPYCGVKVEKMGKES
- a CDS encoding NOG1 family protein — protein: MKNPFEKMPTVLTADELIDKAFRRAEKAASAFTPKGNRVSKARQREELRVRTVSNVVRDNLRKILDRTPGVSTLPKFYQDLVDTLVDRDQFHRSLAHVNWAIKTIRNLEQRYVEKIRYSRDPDEIAKLRRQFYGRVADIIKEIGDDLEYLNQARNVLKDLPVVDLELPTVVIAGHPNVGKSTLLRALTNAKPEVASYPFTTKGINVGQFEEHYLKYQVIDTPGLLDRPLSERNEIERQAILALKHLGRVIVYIFDPSEYCGFPIEEQMHLFEEIYEEFKDFPFIVVLNKVDIADEEKIKQVEEFVKSKGLEPLRISALNGEGLDELKRRVIELVQPMVEEQARKIMEKELRKFREEEF
- a CDS encoding MBL fold metallo-hydrolase, whose protein sequence is MKLTVLYENNSGFKKGLLGAHGFSVLVEHREVRVLVDTGTDGRILLNNMEELGVKPREIDYIFITHGHYDHTGGLKVFLETRGKPIKVIAHPEIFRRRIALKPHRRDIGIPFTRGELEALGAEFILSEKPLEFAPGFISSGEIERRTWDRAVGYLEEKGELIKDPVRDDMALIVDLGESAAVITGCGHSGVLNIAWHAEDVLGKPVKALIGGLHLLGASKELLDDVVEKIDAEKLYAGHCTDIDSYAYLKARLGDRIEHLHVGKTVEL
- a CDS encoding undecaprenyl-diphosphate phosphatase; this encodes MVYLNDYSLPLISGIIVALSSWLPISPEGYSVKLMFQSMDPLYKSYLVPAYLGILFAVLFHFREKIATGAQKAIRMSIDPDGKFVFYSSLFTVLIGYPVVVGLPEILSPKTADLINAILGLIIITAGFLMTRRLSVPLRDVNNRLRENEDEPTLIDSLVVGLAQGISLIGGISRSGLTLTVLLSTGASVKRALELSFLVAPVYLVMRLAFIESWDPDLPVALLFTAFLASFATSILTMNLLLRLAESLNRRAFLILFGSIAVIVYILGVIF